CAGTTTGGATATTTTCAcgtatttgttttcatttcaactgaaacatttcacgctgtttttgttttcctggggttttttgtttgtttgttgttgggttgttgttttttttcgtttgtttgtttgtttttatagattcAAACTTTAGGCTGGTCGAGGAGAGCATGACGTGGGAAGATGCTCTGTACTACTGCAGGGATCGTCACAAGGACCTGGCTTCCATCCTTAACAACGAAACCCAGACTGAGTTGGCTAAGTTGGCCAAGAACGCAACCACAGACTTCGTGTGGTTGGGCCTTCGCTACACCTGCACCCTGAATTTCTGGTTCTGGGTCGATGATAACCGCTTAGACTTCGAACACTggaatgaaaatgataaaacagaagAATGTGACATGAGTGCTGCCATGGCGAAATCAGGGAACCAAAACTGGTTCAGCAAGCCTGACTACGAAACGTATAATTTCATCTGTGCAAAGTAAGAAAAATCAATGGTTGGACAGGTGTCGGTGGTGGCATTATTGTGTTGCGACAAACTCTCCTCTAATATGTGTCATAGGGCCCAGTGCAGCAGCTTTCCAAATAAAGGTGATGGTGATACTCTGTCTTTAACCATCTCAAGCAGTATATTTAATTCACTGTTTTCACTCTATATGTTAGGCCATGAATGCACTCTAGCTCTGTGACATTTTTGTAGTATGTTTAAAGTTGTGTCAGTGTATTCTTCACTTGTAAGTCATGATTCTTGGATGTGATATTTACATGTTACTAAAAttattgcttgtgtttttttgtgtaatgtAATCGTGTATTTTTGAATATTAGGATGACTTTGAATGGGCTGTCTACATTTTGTTGGTTACATCTGACACGAAAAAGAATTAACACATCAGAAATGTTTGGGATGTCTCAAATTATACAGAAATTGAAAGAAGGCATTCGTGTATCATCAGATTTCCATTcgtgttaaatacattttacgTGGTCACATGCTTTGTACATCTTTCCCGATATATAACACTTTCATGTTCAGCCTTCAATGTGTAGCCTATTTTTGATTGAATCtcgtgtgttgtgtttatatttggAGCATTTTTGCAAGTGCATAGAAGAACTAGATATATTCATATAGGCCTATAGATTTTTGAGGTTTGCGGCATTATGAAGGCACTTTAACaatgtatatttttgtgatATCAATGGcatgtttaaataaaagttgggatatatttaaaacaatttgtTCGTGTCTGTTTGATCGATAGGAACCTTTGTGTCCAGGAACTATAGTCACTGCATAGTGTAGTCGTCGTGCATTTTAAAGCAAAGGACTGTGCAACCGCGGGATATAAACAATCCACGCATGAGCCGAGCTACAGCTTGTTGGACACGTTTATACAGTGAAATTGTGTGATTTAGTGGCATTTCTCGGCCGCCTGATGGAGATATTAGGAAGCACGTTTGATGACTCGGTGTTTTCGGAGGCGAGAGACCgagtctctgtgtctttgtcctCTTACAAAGCCAAAGTGTGTGAGCCGGAGGTGAGTCTGTTCAACAGCAGCTAACTTCACCACAGCTGACATGACTGACTGACGTTTTCTGGAAAGAACAACGTAAATACAGCATTAGTAGTGACtgacaatatatatttttcagttttcccTATAATTACACCGAATTAGGCTATACTATATATTTCCTATTTTCACGAAACTTCCAAGTAAATTATCAGGCAATTACAGACCCGtaagatatacacacatacagtagctgttATACTTTACATGCCGgctaataaaatatatttatcttaAGAATAAACTTACAAACAAATCTATCCAAattagggctgggtgatatggacTAAATTGAATATCACggtatttttgaccaaatacctcgatatTGAAATTGCAACAATATTGTTGGGATGattattggtgctttcacaaaatatttacacaatgaggtttttgataaataatcatcagtaatgtggatataataaCTAAGTGGCTAAAggcaaataataaataatagctaaaacagtctggtaagtttggaaaattacatcactttattgtaatgcagcctttgaaaccaggaaaagacaacacttatgccatatcatgatattatgatatccaaaatctaagaaaATATCAAGTgtcatatcacaatattgatataataccaatatattgcccagccctaatcCAAATGCATATTTTGTCTGCTTACATTTTCAGTAAATGATATTTCCTGGATATGTAATGTGTTTGCATCTGGTTCCAGTGAAAGTTTTTAATATTGCTTCACAGTTtacactcaccgagcactttattagaacacctgtgcagtctaatgcaatccaacacaacagctctgccatcaATTctttttatgaagcttatatgtttttcagtttttgttgacattatcagaaaggtgataattctactttatgtatTATTGAGGTTtaagtgggtggtggtggtgtactgaagtgcattatattgaaaagtgttttgtccaccccattaaccTACATGAaaccacccactacaacctcaataatagacataaagtagaattatcacctttctgacaatgtcaacaaaaactgaaaatgtataagctttgtaaaagtagaatttatggcagagctgttgtgttggattgcattagattgcacaggtgctCTAATAAAGTGCTTGCTGAGTGTATATGTGGCTAAGtatccaaaaaaaaagtctccacCAGTCATTGAGTCGCTCCAtgaaggattttttaaaattgttgttgttttttctcctcctgtttctctctgcagtggTTTTGTGAGAGCGCCGCTCTCGATACAGACGATTCTTTGGAGAAGCAGAAAGTCCACAAGTTTAGAGGTGACTTGGCTGTGAGGCAGGGCAAATATCAGGTAATTAAACagcaattcaattcaattaatcATCGCTTGTTTAAAATATGCACCAAAGGCTATTGTGATTCTCTAGTCCCGGTTACAAATTTCCAGTGAAGTTGGTGACATAATTTCAagatacagaataaaataatggaggcacatttacattttattactcGGCTTGTTTATGGGACTATTATGCAAAACTGTAGCCATGAACTGGTATTTGAATGTTTCTGTAGAGCTACTGTGGAGATAAGAACAAACAGGACTTATTTATTCCCATGTACACATGAACACTTTCCAACAGAACAGAATATctgttgttcagtttttttaatatgGGTTGCCATTACTTGTTAGTACCTTCCATGTTCTTGgtgtaatatatttataatagcCAGCAGTGTGTGCCACAGAGACATTTCCTGACAGCATGGAAGGGTCTCAGGAAACACATTTAGCTACATCACACCGGAAATCTTTTTGAAAttgaaacattaaatacatCTGTAATCTGCTCTATTTGAACAACCCGCTCTCTGCTATCATGGTATGTAATAATGATATGATGAAACActtaaatagaaataaattaatcaagTTCCAGTACgtttatattaacaatagcACACAACAGAGGCTGCTTGAGCTTTTACATgtcacactgttttttttttttttttaaggtgtaTAATGTTCAAACTCTTCATTTTCTATcctaatggtgtgtgtgtgtggtgtagaTAGCCCTGGATGCGTACAGCAGCTGCCTGGAGTGGATTGCTGACAACAACCTGACCATCAGAAGGGATGTGCTGGAGGGAATGGCTCGATGCTGCACCAAACtgggacagagagaaaaggcgTTGGACTTGGCTGACTTACTGGTAATTCAGTCAGTTTTTCATGCTGAACAGTGTCCCACACAGGTGACTGTACCTGGAACAACCTGCTGTCGGTGTGACACCCTTTGTATACCACTAGGTGttcaaaaatctaaattaattacACTGATTGCTAGAACCACCAGTGCATGAtaacaaaatatctttttttttttttttttgtacttgatAAATAGTCATTGCAGCCACCTTGCTTGCATAAAAAGGTTGCCATCCTACAACCATTAAGGACAATGATACACCATTGCAGACTTTATGTTGTCTGATTTAGATGAACAGTACTCAATAAGTTAGATTCCTTTTAAGAGTGAATTTTAACAAGAAGCATCgcccaaacaaaaaaatatatgctataagaaatttaaaaaaaggtaaactTCACTATTGACATTTCTTTAAGTGCACCAAGGTTTTAGACATTTAGTATCTTGACCTGTGGTTGATTTTCACTCACCTTTCATGGTGTGAAAATCAGAGTGTTGAGGCTTGAAACTTCATTGAGAcagtttatttctgtcatttaattcAGCGTGAAGTGCTAATGAAGTTTGAAAATTTCGACTGATTCGGAAAAAAATGTCTCTTAGTGCTTCTTACATCAAGAGTTGGCTCTCAAACagaaacatctttaaaacacaaaccCACCGGAGTCCATGTTTACAGATTGTTGGGGTAAATTGTCCAACAATGCAGCTCGTGAATGCAGTCTATGTGGACGGTCAACTCTTACATCTTAGAGGCTAGAGTTTCCCTAcagcacatgaacacaccaCTCTGGAAGACTTCAAATCAATCcatgaaataaaaccataactttgaTAAACTGAGAGCTGACAGGCTCCTTTATGTCTCTgtatgtgtctctctctctccagagcAAAGAAGCCTCCAACACCTGTCATCTCATCGGCCTCCTGCTGCTCAAGGTAAACATTgaccagaacacacacagctggggatgtttttatatttgtactgCTTTTATTGGCGCTACATCGTTCTGTGGAGatataacatattttaataagCTAACAAGCAATGCAAAGGGAGCTTTATTGATTATATGcaacatacttttttttactaaagGTCAGCATCTACCAGCATTTTGGAGCCATAGGATCAAAGGTGTCgtctctgcagcagctgtgcAGCCTGCTGCCCTTTAACCCTTGGCACTGGTGCACCCTAGGACAAACgtgtctgcagctgctggagagGGACAGAGCCACAGGTAGGATGGAGTTCACTACCTGTCTGATTTAAAaccaatataatatatattgcttttttaaaaaaaaatctgcttcaaTGACTGGACACTGATCTTTTTCTGTAAGTTGTATTAATTAAGACGTAGATGTAAATGTGATTGATTTGTCCACATGACCTGAAATGATCTCTCCTGTATTTACCCTTTACTAGGATCCTGTTCCCCACAGAGGTGTGAGTCAGCAGGAGAgcagagggatggagagacTGCGGAGCAACAGGAGGAGGCAGCAGAGCTCGATGAGGACAGGATCTGGCTGAAGGCCTGCACGAGCTTCATCAGGACAAGGTACAGCTCAAAAAGGAGAAGAGCACTctgtagagacagacagacagatctAGAAAGACCAGTGGGCCTTGATGTGTTGTGCGTCGTTTGTACAGAGAGGAAGTATAAATGATAAGTGTATTTGTCTCTTTGATGTCTGCCTTCAGACTCCTGTTGAGAATCCTTCGGCAGCAGCAGTCGTCCTTTGTGCTGCAGCGCAGCGAAAGTGCCCtccaaacaacagaaaaggcGTTACAGTGGCTAAATCCCAAAGAGACAACTCTGCAGGCCGTCACTGAGGTGAGCCAAGAGCTCCTGGTTTTGTGTATGAATGCTACGTAAAGGGTTGATTCCCAGAAAGTTTTGGGTTAGCGAAGGCGAGGGGCTGAGTCACTGGATAATTTTTACACAGCTTTCAGTGTGCCTGTTCCTTTTGTTTCACCTCCCAGGTGATGTCAGAGGACCTGATCCCAGAGAAGATGAGGGAAGACTACCAGGACGGGGAGAGTTTGGCTACCGTGTGTGTGCAGAGCTTCAGAGAACGCTGGTGGAACAAGATCTTACTGACTGGAGTGCTAGAGACTGATGGATGTCAACATCGGACGGACACAAAGTCCTGATGCTCTAGTGTTACCTGTTTACAGAGAAGTTGGTGGGGAAAAAATCACTGTACAGATCCCATCTAAGAGCAGAGAAAGACAGTGACGAACCAGATCCACCTCCAATGACATGACTCCCTATAAAGTACATGTCTAACTAGTGACGTTCTGTTGCATAATCAGGGAACAAGGACTGCATTTACTAAAGAGCCATTTGGTAGAACTTCACACATTGTTCCCTAAAACGTAACagattattttaatgtgtgtcCCTTCATGTAAAGCACAGTGAGAACTGCACAGTGGGTACAATAATAGTTAATCCCACAGTACCAAACACTGAATGTGTCACCTATTTAATATCGTGGTATGTGTAGTTGATGACTGTGATCCTACTCTGCCTTGACAAAGGTCACAAAAGGAGACAAAGTCAGACGTTTTAAATTCTTTAATGTTCTCCTGAAATCTAACTTATATCATAACATGTTCATatctttaaaaatcattttaataaaacatacatattttgtttttacacttctgtttggttttgttcttgttgctgaaatattgTCAACCATTTTACAGAAATCAAAAGTGTTTCATAGCAGATATTTGTTGGACATGTGAGatcaggaaaagcacaggtgtaattaatagtaataataatggcTGCATCCCATTTATTTGTACCAGTGTCAGGTCCCTGCTATGGTTCAAATTGGGTTACTAAATGTAACAGTAAGGCTTTTAGTTCCACCTGTGTTTCTCCTGATATGTTGTGAAACAGGCCTGTTG
The sequence above is drawn from the Thunnus maccoyii chromosome 10, fThuMac1.1, whole genome shotgun sequence genome and encodes:
- the zgc:101716 gene encoding uncharacterized protein C8orf76, encoding MEILGSTFDDSVFSEARDRVSVSLSSYKAKVCEPEWFCESAALDTDDSLEKQKVHKFRGDLAVRQGKYQIALDAYSSCLEWIADNNLTIRRDVLEGMARCCTKLGQREKALDLADLLSKEASNTCHLIGLLLLKVSIYQHFGAIGSKVSSLQQLCSLLPFNPWHWCTLGQTCLQLLERDRATGSCSPQRCESAGEQRDGETAEQQEEAAELDEDRIWLKACTSFIRTRLLLRILRQQQSSFVLQRSESALQTTEKALQWLNPKETTLQAVTEVMSEDLIPEKMREDYQDGESLATVCVQSFRERWWNKILLTGVLETDGCQHRTDTKS